A window of the Glaciimonas sp. CA11.2 genome harbors these coding sequences:
- a CDS encoding IS30 family transposase, with translation MAKIYKHLTTQERAVVMTMRDDLCSTRSIAKRLCRSASTISRELKRTSGAGVYDANLAHAQCQARRVLPRRLPKLHADGALFQVVRHQLKLLWSPQQIARKLRALWPDNSEKSVSHETIYNAIYLHPRGELKRELIACLRHHNQVRKPRSRGTDRRGQIPDMQSIHIRPPEVEDRLIPGHWEGDLIKGAGNRSSVGTLVERTTGFVVLAKMDNATTKAVVDSFSAVLNREPAAMRKTMTYDQGREMHGHKILTERTGVQIYFADPHSPWQRGSNENTNGLLRQYMPKGSDLSIYSQDELDAIALSLNTRPRARLDYESPLVVYTQHIALLQHPTDTVN, from the coding sequence ATGGCGAAAATTTACAAACATTTAACTACTCAGGAACGCGCCGTCGTCATGACCATGCGCGACGACCTGTGCTCCACCCGATCCATTGCTAAACGCCTTTGCCGTTCAGCCAGCACGATTAGCCGCGAACTCAAACGCACCAGCGGTGCCGGCGTCTACGATGCCAATCTGGCCCACGCACAATGCCAGGCGCGTCGTGTCCTGCCGCGACGTCTTCCCAAACTGCACGCGGACGGGGCCTTGTTCCAGGTCGTCCGGCATCAGCTAAAACTCCTCTGGTCGCCGCAGCAAATAGCGCGCAAACTCAGGGCCCTTTGGCCCGACAATTCTGAGAAATCTGTGTCCCACGAGACCATCTACAACGCCATCTACTTGCACCCACGCGGCGAACTCAAGCGTGAGCTGATTGCCTGCCTGCGTCACCACAACCAGGTCCGTAAGCCACGCAGCCGTGGCACCGATCGCCGGGGTCAGATCCCAGATATGCAGAGCATCCACATCCGGCCTCCAGAGGTCGAGGACCGCCTCATTCCCGGCCATTGGGAAGGGGACTTGATCAAGGGTGCCGGCAACCGCTCATCGGTGGGCACGCTGGTCGAGCGCACGACCGGCTTTGTGGTGCTCGCCAAGATGGACAACGCAACCACCAAAGCGGTCGTCGACAGCTTCTCGGCGGTGCTCAACCGCGAGCCGGCAGCGATGCGCAAGACCATGACTTACGACCAAGGGCGCGAGATGCACGGCCACAAAATCCTCACCGAGCGCACCGGTGTTCAGATCTATTTCGCCGACCCGCACAGCCCTTGGCAGCGCGGGTCAAATGAAAATACCAACGGCTTGTTGCGCCAATACATGCCCAAGGGTTCGGACCTGTCGATCTACTCTCAGGACGAACTCGACGCCATCGCCTTGTCGCTCAATACGCGTCCAAGAGCAAGGCTCGATTATGAGTCGCCACTCGTCGTTTATACTCAGCACATCGCGTTGCTACAACATCCGACTGACACTGTTAATTAA